From the Sphingomonas sabuli genome, the window GCGTCTTCGACCGGGCGGGACCCGGAAGCGTCCAGGGGGTGCGAACCGGCGGTTATGACGTTGGCGGACATGGGTCTCCGGCACGCGCGATCGAGATGGAAAACTAGCTGCGTCCGGCGTTTCGATCAATAAATTCGGCGACGCGGTCATTGGCCTTGGCGGACTCTGCGCTACGCTCCTTCCCGCCCGATACAGGTAAGGAAAGTGGCAATGTCCCGTGCGCTGACCCTGGTTTTCGCCATCTTCGCCTACGCCGTCTTTTTCGCGACCTTTCTCTACCTGATCCTGTTCGTCGGGGACTTCAGCCTTGGGTCGGTGACGCTGCGCACGGTCAACGCGCCGCCGACGACCCTGCCGGTCGCCGGCGCGCTGGCCATCGATGTCGCCCTCATCGCGCTGTTCGGCATCCAGCACAGCGTGATGGCGCGCCAGGGGTTCAAGAAGGCCTGGACGCGCGTCGTTCCGCCTTATGCGGAACGCAGCGTCTACGTGCTGATCGCCAGCCTGATCCTCGTCATCCTGTTCCGCTTCTGGGAAGCGGTGCCGATCGTCATCTGGGACCTGTCGCGCACGCTCCTGTCCGGTCCGATTTGGCTGGTGTTCTGGGCCGGCTGGCTGACGGTCCTGACCAGCACCTTTTTGATCAACCATTTCGAACTGTTCGGCCTGCAACAGGCTTGGTTCCGGCTGCGCAACCGCAAGTTCGAGGAGCCGCAGTTCCGCACACCCTTCCTCTATCGTTTCGTCCGCCACCCGCTGTACCTGGGCTTCATGCTCGCCTTTTGGGCGGTGCCGACGATGACCGTCAGCCACCTCGTGCTGGCGATCGGCATGTCCGCCTACATGATCATCGCCATCGGCTACGAGGAACGCGACCTGGTCGGCTTCCACGGCGACAAATATGAGGAGTATCGCGGCCGGGTCGGCATGCTGCTGCCCCGTTTCGGCCGGCGCGCCTGACGCGCTGCATTTGCGGGAGCAAGCATAGCCGCTAAGGCGCGCGGCAGATGAAGCCGCCATACGACCGCGTCGACGACTGGATCTTCGACCTCGACAATTGCCTGTACCCGGCGTCGACCGGCCTGTTCACGCTGATCGACGAGCGCATGAACGCTTATATCCGCCGCCTGCTCGACTGCGATGCGATCGAGGCGCACCGGGTGCAGAAGGCGCATTTCCATGCGCACGGAACGACGCTTGCGGGGCTCATGGCCGAACATGACGTCGACCCGACCGACTTCCTCACCGACGTCCATGCCATTCCGATGGACCGGATCGAGCGCAACGACCGGCTTGCCGCCAGCCTCGATCGTCTGCCCGGCCGCAAGTTCATCTTCACCAACGGCGACGCCAATTACGCCGGGCGGGTGCTCGACAGCATCGGGATCGCCGACCGTTTCGACGACATGCACGACATCCACGCCAGCAGTTACAAGCCCAAGCCCGACCCGCACGGCTATGCCTTGCTGTGCGAACGGTTCGGTATCGACCCGGCGCGGGCCCTGTTCGCCGACGACATCGCCTGCAACCTGGCCCCGGCGAAAGCGCTGGGCATGACCACGGTGTGGGTCGACAACGGGTCCGAACGCGGTACGCACGGACACGGCGATTTCATCGACCATCGTATCGAAGACGTCAGCGACTGGCTGGAAGACATTCTCGGGGAGGCATCATGAATTCCGACATCCAGCAGGTGATCGACAACGCCTGGGAACAGCGTGACACGATCGGCGGCGAAACACGGGGCGAGGTTCGCGACGCGGTGGAGGCGGCGATCGCCGCGCTCGACAGCGGCGAGGCCCGCATCGCCGAACAGCAAGACGGCGACTGGGTCGTTCACCAGTGGCTGAAGAAAGCGGTTCTGCTGTCCTTCCGGCTCAACCCGATGGAGCTGATCGGCGGCGGGCCGGGCGGTGCAAGCTGGTGGGACAAGGTGCCGTCCAAGTTCGCCGGCTGGGGCGAGGCCGAATTCAGGGCCGCCGCCTTTCGCGCAGTGCCCGGGGCAATCGTCCGCCGCGGCGCCTTCGTTGCGCCCAATGCCGTGCTGATGCCCAGCTTCGTCAATATCGGCGCCCGCGTCGGCGAAGGGGCGATGATCGACACCTGGGCGACGGTCGGCAGCTGCGCCCAGATCGGCCGCAACGTCCATATCTCCGGCGGCGCCGGCATCGGCGGCGTGCTCGAGCCGTTGCAGGCGGGGCCGGTGATCATCGAGGATGACTGCTTCATCGGTGCCCGTTCTGAAGTCGCCGAAGGCGTCGTCGTCGAACAGGGGTCGGTGCTGTCGATGGGCGTGTTCCTGGGCGCGTCGACCAAGATAGTCGACCGGTCGACCGGCGCCGTCAGCTACGGCCGCGTCCCCGCTTATTCGGTCGTCGTGCCCGGCGCGCTGCCGTCGGACAAGGGCGGGCCAAGCCTGGCCTGCGCGGTGATCGTCAAGCGCGTCGACGAACGCACCCGGTCGAAGACCAGCATCAACGAATTGCTGCGGGACTGATAAGCTCGCCTTATCGGTTGCCGCGCCGCTTTGATTGGGCGGGACGGGCTGCGCCGTCTAGGCACGGCTTATGTCTCCCCGCGATGGCGCCATGACTGATATTCGTCCCGCCGCACCGCCGGCGGCAACCGCCGCGGCGGCGCCGATGGGCCGTACCGAATGGGCGATGCTCGGCCTGCTGGCGCTGATCTGGGGCTCGGCCTTCCTGTTCATCAAGGTCGCGGTGCAGGACTTCGTGCCGGTCACCTACGTGTGGTTCCGGCTGGTCATCGCCGCCGCCGCCCTGGCCGGCGGGCTTGCCCTGCTCGGCCGTCCGTTGCGCCTGCCGTGGCGCGTGTGGGGCGCGATCGCCATCCTCGCCATCCTCAACAACATCGTCCCCTTCATGCTGTTCGGCTGGGGCCAGCAGCATATCGCCAGCGGCCTTGCCGCCATTCTCCAGGCGACGACTCCGATCTTCGCCGTGCTGGCGGCGCATTTCCTGACCGTCGACGAAAAACTGGTCGTGCGCCGCCTGGTCGGCGTGCTGGTCGGTTTTGCCGGGGTCGCGGTGATGATCGGCCCGCAGATCGTCGGCGACAGCGGCAATCACCTGGTGGCGCAGCTCGCCTGCCTCGTCGGCTCCCTGCTCTACGCGCTGGCCGGCATTTTTGCCCGCCGTTTCCAGGCCATGGGCGTCGCCCCGCTCCAGCTGGCGGCGGGCCAATTCGTCGCCGGGGCGATCATGCTCGCCCCCGTCGCCCTGCTGTTCGGACAGCCGTTCGATTCCCTGCCCACCTCGTGGCAGGCCTGGGGCGCGGTCGCGGTGCTGGCGCTCGTCTGCTCGGCCTTCGCCTACATCGTCTTCTTCCGGCTGCTGGAGCGCGCCGGGGCGACCAATTCGATGCTCGTCACGCTGCTTGTCCCGCCGATCGCAATCCTGGTCGGCGCGGCGGTGCTGGGCGAACGGCTGAGCATCAACCAGTTCGCCGGCCTCGGGCTGATCGCGCTCGGTCTCGCCGCGATCGACGGGCGGCTGCTCAGCTGGCTGCGGGGCGGCCGGCCTCGGCGAGCAGCTTAGCCGCTTCGGCGCCGGCCCAGTCGAGGTCGCCGACATACCGCCATATCTCGCGGCCCGACGCATCGTAGAGCACGGTCGTCGGCATCACCTGCACGCCAAGCGCGCTGGTCAGCGCCATCTTGGGATCCTGGTAAGCGCCCAGGTCCGCGGCCCCGAGTTCGGCGAGCGCGGCTTCGATCGACGTTTGCGGGCCGACGTCCTGGCTGACCGCGATCACCGCCAGCGCCCCGTCCCCGTCATGCTTGCGCGCCAAGGCGTTGAGTGTCGGCAGCTCCTTCTTGCACGGTGCGCACCAGGTCGCCCACAGGTTGAGCAGGATGGGCACCCGCTCGGCATCCGCCAGGCTTTCGGTACTGCCGTCCGGGGCCAGGATTTCGACGTCGGGCATCGGCGTGCCCGCATGGCTTCGGTCGAGGCCCTTGGCCGGCACGCCCGCCACCTGTTCCACCGGCTCGTCCGCCGCATTCTCCCCGCACGCGCCAAGCAGGGCGAGCGGCACCGCGGCCGCCAGAATCGTCCATCGGTTCATGGTTCAGGCGGATAGGGAGCGGCGGCCGGGCGCACAAGCGGCTGGCACATGCCCGAGCTTGGCGCTAGTCCGCAGGGCGTGACCCGGCCGCTGATCTTGCTTGCCCTTGCCGCCCTGCCGCTGGCCGGTTGCGGCAGCCGCGGCGAGCTTCGCCCGGCGGAAGGCAGCGCCCTGCCGGTCAAGCCGCTGATGGCGCGCGCGGTGCCGACGCCCGAAGACCTGCTCACGCCGCCGGCCTACGCCAACCCGGATCGCGTCGACGAACTGATGAAACGGTCCGCGCCGCGCCGGTCCGACCGCTTCGACCTGCCGCCGCCGAGCGGACAGGCGCCCGCCGCGACCGTCGAGACCACCGACGACGACAATCCCGGCGCCGACGACAACCCGACCATTCCCGAGTAGCATTGCCCGCATGACCAAGCCGATCCGCAAAGCCGTTTTCCCGGTCGCCGGGCTGGGCACCCGCCTGCTCCCCGCGACCAAGACCACGCCCAAGGAGATGCTGACGATCGTCGATCGCCCGCTCATCCAATATGCCGTCGACGAGGCGCGCGAAGCGGGGATTGAGCAGCTGATCTTCGTCACCGGCCGCGGCAAGTCGGCGCTGGTCGATTATTTCGACATCGCGTTCGAACTGGAATCGACGATGCGCGCCAAGGGCAAGGACCTTGGCGTGCTCGAACCCTCGCAGGCCGGGTTCGGCGAACTGGTGTCCGTCCGCCAGCAGCAGCCGCTGGGCCTTGGCCACGCGGTGTGGTGCGCGCGTGAGATCGTCGGCGACGAACCCTTTGCGGTGCTGCTGCCCGACGAACTGATGCTCGGTGAACCGGGCTGCCTCAAGCAGCTGATCCAGGCCTATGAAAAGGTCGGCGGCAACGTCGTCGCGGCGTTCGAAGTGCCGGCCGACGAAACCCATCAATATGGCGTCGTCGACCCGGGCACGAGCGACGGCCGCCTGACCGAGATCCGCGGCCTGGTCGAAAAGCCCGCGCCGGGGACCGCGCCGTCCAACCTGATGCTTCCCGGCCGTTATATCCTGCAGCCCGAAGTGATGCAGGAACTGGACAGCCAGGAACGCGGCGCCGGCGGCGAAATCCAGCTGACCGACGCGATGGCCAAGCTGATCGGGCGGCAGCCGTTCCATGCCTGGACTTTCGCCGGGGAACGCCATGATTGCGGCAGTGCGACCGGCTTCGTCCTTGCCAATGTCGCGGTGGCGCTGGGCCGGGCCGATACCGGCGCGGCGGTGCGGGACTTCCTCGACCGCCGCTAGGCGGCCTTGCCCTCGACGATCGCGGCCAGCCGCCGGCGCTCGGCCTCGCTGTGGCGCAACTCCTCCTGCGCCTCGCGCAGTTCGATCACGCGGCTGATGATCTTGGCATCCAGCGCGGCCTTGTCCCCGGCCAGCCGCTTGACCGCGTCGGCCCGCTCAATCTGGCGGGCGATGGTCGCGCCCAGGACGTCGAAATGACACGGCTTGCGAACCACGCCGTCGGCGCCGGCGCGAAGCGCATCGACCGCCGCGCTTGATTCCGACCGGCCGACCACCAGCAGCACCGGCATCGGCGCATGGACCGGGTCATGGCGGATCATCCGCACCAGTTCGATCCCGCTGGTCCCGGGCAGGTTGGCGTCGGCCAGCACCAGGTCGACCGGAATGCGATACATCTCGGCCAGCGCGGCCTGCGCATTGTCGGCGGTTGCGACGCGATAGCCGAACTCAGCCAGCCGCCGCGCGAGCACGCCAAGATAAGTCCGGTTGCGTTCCACCACCAGCACGCGGGGCTGGTCGCTGACGCTGCGCATCTGCAAGGCGAATTCCATGACCGCTTGCGCTAAACGGAAATGGTTAACGCGCGGCTAAACCTACGGATCGAGCTCGACGTCCCAGTACAGGTAATCGCGCCACGTATCGTGGAGGTAATTGGGCGGAAAGCTGCGGCCATGGTCCTGCAATTGCCAGCTGGTCGGCCGAATGGGCTCGCGTTCGATGTGCAGCCCGGCCTGGCGCGGGGTGCGGCCGCCCTTGCGCAGGTTGCACGGCGCGCAAGCGGTGGCGACATTCTCCCACGTTGTCCGGCCGCCCTGCGCGCGCGGCACGACATGGTCGAAGGTCAATTCCTTGTGCGACCCGCAATAGACGCAGCGGAAACGGTCGCGAAGGAACAGGTTGAACCGGGTGAAGGCGGGATATTCGTTGGGCCGGACGAACTGGCGCAGCGCAATCACCGACGGCAGCTTCAAGGCCATCGTCGCGCTGTGCACTTCGCGGTCGTAATGGGCGACCACGTCCACCCGCTCCAGGAACATCGCCTTCACCGCCGTCTGCCACGGCCACAGGCTCAGCGGGAAATAGGACAATGGCGTGTAATCGGCGTTGAGGACCAGGGCTGGGCAGCCATCCGGATGGCGTATCGGCTCGGGATGATACATGCGCGGGCAATGACCTCCTCGTCTGCCCCAACGAGATCACCCCGGCCCCTGTCGCACGCAAGGAGAGGATGGGTCGCTCGGGCCCGTCTTCCCTTGTGCCCTGCCGGATGCCATCCCGGCGTGACAGGACCATGACAACACTTCTCCAGACTCGCGGTCAATAGCGCTTGCGATGTTGACCACCCGCTTTGCCCCGTCGCCGACCGGTCCGTTGCATCTTGGCCACGCCTACAGCGCGGTTCAGGCGCATCGCGTGGCGCGGGAAAATGACGGCCGCTTCCTGCTGCGCATCGAGGACCTCGACCAGACCCGCAGCCGTGCCGAATTCGTCGACGGCATCGTCGAAGACCTGCGCTGGCTCGGCCTCGACTGGGATGGCGATCCGGTCGTCCAGTCGACACGGACCGACGCCTATCGCGCCGCGCTCGACCGGTTGCGCGACATGGGACTGGTCTACGCCTGCTTCTGCAGCCGGGGCGACATCGCCGCCGCCTTGTCCGCACCGCATGCCCGGCCCGACCATTATCCCGGGACGTGCCGCGCCTTGCCCGACAATCCGGAACGGCGGGCGCGCGATCCGCACAGCTGGCGGCTGAACGCGGGCAAGGCCCTGGCCCGGGTGCCGCCGCCGGCATGGACCGACAACGACCGCACGCTGCACGCGTCGGCCGATGATTTCGACGACGAGATCCTGGCCCGCAAGGACGCGCCGGCCGCCTATCACCTCGCCTGCGTGGTCGACGACGCGGCAAGCGGCGTGAACCTGGTGGTGCGCGGCATGGACCTGCGCGCCTCGACCCCGGTTCAGCGGCTGCTGCAAATCCTGCTCGGTCTGCCCGAACCGGCCTATTTCCACCACCGGCTGGTGCTGACCGACGATGGCCGCCGCCTGGCCAAGCGCGACCGCGCGCCGACGCTGGCCGCCCTGCGCGACACCGGCGTCGACGGGCCCGCGCTGGCCGAGGACCTGCGTACCGGACTAGTCCCGTCTGGTTTTCGGCTGGCGGTGGCCTAAATAGGCCTGCATGAACGTCCTTCTCATCATCCTGCTGGTGCTCGCCATGGCCGCGACCGCCTATGTCCTCGTCCGCGGCGTCGTCACCATGGCGCAGGGCAATGTCGGATCCAGCGAAAAGCAGCAGATGTGGATGCGCAAGCGCGTCATGTTCCAGGCGATCGCCATCATCCTCGTCGTCCTGATCCTGCTCGCTGCCGGCGCGTCCGGGAGCTGATGGTCAAGCTCAACAAGATTTACACCCGCACCGGCGATACCGGCAGCGCCGGGCTGGTCGATGGATCGCGGGTCAGCAAGTCGAGCCTGCGCATGACCGCGATCGGCGAGGTCGACGAGGCCAATGCCGCCGTCGGGCTGGCCATCGCGTCGCTTGGCGACCAGCCGCTCGCCGCGCAGCTGCGCACCGTTCAGAACGAACTGTTCGACCTTGGCGCCGACATCGCCACCCCGGGCGAGATCGACGGCGCGCTGCGCATCGTCCCGGCGCAGGTTGCGCGGCTGGAACGCGATATCGACGCGATGAACGCCGACCTCGATCCGCTGACCAGTTTCATCCTGCCCGGCGGGTCGGTCGAAGTCGCCGCCTTGCACCTCGCCCGGACGGTCGTCCGCCGCGCCGAACGGGCCGCCGTGGCACTGAACGCGGACGATCCGATCAACCCCGACGCGCTCGCATATTTGAACCGATTGTCCGACCATCTGTTCGTTGCAGCGCGGTTCGTTGCCGCAACACAGGGCGGAGACATTCTTTGGCGACCCGGCGAAACCCGCTAGACGAGCCCGCGACCGCGCTTGCGGAGCGTTTCGCCGCGACTCGCGCGCTGACCCGCGAGCTTGCCGCGCCCTTGTCCGACGCCGATGCGACGATCCAGCCGTTTCCCGACGCGTCCCCCGCCAAATGGCACATGGCGCACACCAGCTGGTTCTTCGAAACCTTCGTCCTGCGCGATCATGTCGCGGGCTATCGCGCGTTCGACGACCGCTTCGCTTACCTGTTCAACAGCTATTACGACGGGGAAGGCGCGCGCCACGACCGGCCCAAGCGCGGGATGATCAGCCGCCCTACCCTCGACGAGGTTCGCGCCTATCGCGCCCATGTCGACGCGGCGGTCATCGACGCCTTCGGCTCGCTTGGACCGGCGGCGCTCGAACTGGTTGAAATCGGCATCAATCACGAACAGCAGCACCAGGAACTGTTCCTTACCGACATCCTTGCCACGCTGGCGGAAAACCCGACCAATCCCGTCTATGCCAAGGCGGATGCTGCGCCCTGCCACGCGCCGGAACCGCTCAGCTTCCTGCCCGGCCGCACCGGCATCGTCGAGATCGGGGCAAACGGCGGCGGCTTCGCGTTCGACAGCGAAACGCCGCGTCACCGCACCATCCTGCACCCCCATGCCATTGCCAGCCGCCCGGTCACCAACGGCGAATGGCGCGATTTCATCAACGACGGCGGCTATGAAAAGCCGTCATTGTGGCTGTCGGAAGGCTGGGACTGGGTGAACCGCGAAGCCGTTCACGCCCCGCTCTACTGGCGCGGCGAAGGGCTGGCCTTCACCCTTGCCGGGGTGGTCGACCTCGATCCCGCGGCGCCGGTCGCCCACGTGTCCTATTACGAAGCCGACGCCTTCGCCCGCTGGGCCGGGGCGCGCTTGCCGACCGAGGCCGAATGGGAAGATTTCGCCGCTTCCGCCGATCCCAATATCGGCAACCAGCTCGACCGCGCCGAGGCGGTGATGCCGAAGGCGCCGGGCGACATCTTCGGCGACGTCTGGGAATGGACGCAAAGCGCCTTTGCCGCTTATCCCGGCTTCGTCCCGGCCGAAGGCACGGTCGGCGAATATAACGGCAAGTTCATGTGCGGGCAGTTCGTGCTCAAGGGCGCCAGCTGCGCGACGCCGCGCGGCCATTCGCGCGCCACCTACCGCAATTTCTTCCCCCCGCATGCGCGGTGGCAGTTCACGGGGCTTAGGCTTGCCCGCGACTCCTGATCCGCAGTTCAAGGCCGACGCGCTCGCCGGGCTCGCCTCGTCGATCCCGGCGATTCCCGCGCGCTGGCTGTATGACCATCGCGGGTCCGAACTGTTCGAACAGATCACCGAACTGCCCAGCTATTACCCGACCAAGACGGAAGGCGCGCTGCTGGCCGAAATCCTGCCGGAACTTGCAACCGTCATCCCGGACGGGCTGGCGGTGGTCGAATTCGGCGCGGGATCGTCGACCAAGACCCCGCCGCTGCTCCGTGCGATCGACCCGGCGGCCTATGTCCCCGTCGATATCAGCGGCGATTTCCTCGAACAGAGTGCGGCCGACCTGCGCAAGGTCGTGCCCGGCCTTGCGGTCCTGCCCGTCGCCGCTGATTTCGCCCGCCCGTTCGACCTGCCCGCCACGGTCGACGGCATGGCCAAGCTCGGCTTCTTCCCCGGCTCGACCATCGGCAACTTCGTCCCTCGTAGCGCGACCGACCTGCTGCGCCATTTCCGCGACCTGCTCGGCACCGGTGCGCTGCTGCTGATCGGCATGGACCGGGTCAAGCCGGTCGAACGGCTGGTCGCGGCCTATGACGAGCCCGAAGGCGTCACCGCCGCCTTCAACCTCAACCTGCTCGACCGCATCAACCGCGAGCTCGACGGCACCATCCCGGTCGACGCCTTCGCCCACGAGGCGCGCTGGAACGACATCTTGTCGCGCATCGAAATGCACCTCGTCGCCACGCGCGACGTCGACTTCACCGTCGACGGACAGGCGTTCGCCTTCACGGCCGGCCAGTCGATCCACACCGAAAACAGCCACAAATACGGCCAGCGCGGCGCGCGCGTGCTGCTGCTCGCCGGCGGCTGGACCCCGCTGCGCGAATGGGAAGCGCCCGGCGGCGATTTTTCGCTCATCCTCGCCGAGGCGCAGCCCAACCGCTTCGCCCCCTGATTGCGGCCATCGGGCACTGCGGCTAAGCGTCCGCCATGCTCCACGCTCTCTTCAATATCGCCCACCTGCTGCTGTCGGTGCTGACCTGGATCGTCATCATCCAGGTCATCCTCAGCTGGCTGGTCGCCTTCAACGTGGTCAACACCAGCAGCGGCGTGGTCCGCTCGATCGCGCTCGCGCTCGAAAAAATCACTGCGCCCTTGTACCGGCCGATCCGTGCCGTCCTGCCGGATTTCGGCGGCATCGACTTCTCGCCGCTGGTGCTGCTGCTGCTGATCCGCATCGTCGACATGCTGCTCGCGGGTGCCGAGGCCAGCCTCTACACCGGGACCCTATGACCGCAGCGCGGATCGACGGTAAGGCGGTCGCGGCGGCGCTGCGCGGCGATGTCGCCGACGCGGCGGCCGTCTTCACCGACCGTACCGGCCGCGCGCCGGGCCTCGCCACCGTGCTGGTCGGCGAGGATCCGGCCAGCGCCGTCTACGTCCGCTCCAAGGGCAAGGCGACCGGCGAAGCGGGCATGGCAAGCTTCTCCCACACATTGCCCGACACTATTTCGGAGGCCGAGCTGCTGGCGCTGGTCGACCAGCTCAACGCCGACGACCGCGTCGACGGCATTCTCGTCCAGCTGCCGTTGCCCGCGCACATCGACGCCAACCGCGTCATTGCCGCGATCGACCCGGCCAAGGACGTCGACGGCTTCCACCCGGTCAATGCCGGGCGGCTGGCGACCGGGCTGGACGGGCTGGTGCCCTGCACGCCGCTTGGCTGCCTCCATTTGCTCAAGCAGCAACTGGGCAGCCTTGCCGGCAAGGACGCGGTGGTCATCGGCCGCTCCAACATCGTCGGCAAGCCGATGGCCATGCTGCTGATCGGCGAAAGCGCGACCGTCACCGTCGCCCATTCGCGCACCCGCGACCTGCCCGACGTCGTGCGCCGCGCGGACATCGTCGTCGCCGCGGTCGGGCGGCCGGAAATGATCCGCGGCAGCTGGATCAAGCCCGGTGCGACCGTCATCGACGTCGGCATCAACCGCGTGCCCGCCGCCGAAGAGGGCAAGACCCGGCTGGTCGGCGACGTCGCCTATGACGAAGCGGCCGAGGTTGCGTCCGCGATTACCCCGGTGCCGGGCGGCGTAGGCCCGATGACCATTGCCATGCTATTGCGCAACACGGTCGTCGCCGCGCACCGCCGCGCGGGACTGCCCGACCCGGAGGGATTATGATCACCGCCTTGTTTCTGCTTGCCGCCGCCGCCGCGCCCGTAACCGCGGTCGACGCCGAACGCGCGTTCGAAGCCGAAGCGCACCAGATCGGCCAGTGGGCCGCCTTCCGCAAATGGTCGACCGCCGACAGCGTGATGTTCAATCCCAATGCGGTCTGGACCCATGAACTGCTCAAGGACGCCAAGGAGCCGAAGGAGGTGCTGCACTGGGCGCCCGCCGACAGCTGGGTGTCCTGCGACAAGCGTACCGCGGTCAACCGCGGCCCGTGGTACCTGAGCGACGGCAAGGCGACCGGCTTCTTCACCACCGTATGGATGCAGCAAAAGGAAGGCTGGCGCTGGATCTACGACGGCGGCGATTCGCTGGACACGCCGATAGCGCTGCCCAAGTCGCCGCGCATCCACGCGGCAAGCTGCACCGGCAAGGCGAAAATCCCCGCCGCCTATCGCGCGGAGGTCAAGCCGACCGAACGCATCGCCGGGCAGGCACCGGCCGATGCCGGACAGGGCCGGTCCGCCGACGGCACCTTGCTGTACGAATGGAAGGTCGAAGCCGGCGG encodes:
- a CDS encoding YggT family protein, which gives rise to MLHALFNIAHLLLSVLTWIVIIQVILSWLVAFNVVNTSSGVVRSIALALEKITAPLYRPIRAVLPDFGGIDFSPLVLLLLIRIVDMLLAGAEASLYTGTL
- the folD gene encoding bifunctional methylenetetrahydrofolate dehydrogenase/methenyltetrahydrofolate cyclohydrolase FolD gives rise to the protein MTAARIDGKAVAAALRGDVADAAAVFTDRTGRAPGLATVLVGEDPASAVYVRSKGKATGEAGMASFSHTLPDTISEAELLALVDQLNADDRVDGILVQLPLPAHIDANRVIAAIDPAKDVDGFHPVNAGRLATGLDGLVPCTPLGCLHLLKQQLGSLAGKDAVVIGRSNIVGKPMAMLLIGESATVTVAHSRTRDLPDVVRRADIVVAAVGRPEMIRGSWIKPGATVIDVGINRVPAAEEGKTRLVGDVAYDEAAEVASAITPVPGGVGPMTIAMLLRNTVVAAHRRAGLPDPEGL
- the egtD gene encoding L-histidine N(alpha)-methyltransferase — encoded protein: MRGGSSRGLGLPATPDPQFKADALAGLASSIPAIPARWLYDHRGSELFEQITELPSYYPTKTEGALLAEILPELATVIPDGLAVVEFGAGSSTKTPPLLRAIDPAAYVPVDISGDFLEQSAADLRKVVPGLAVLPVAADFARPFDLPATVDGMAKLGFFPGSTIGNFVPRSATDLLRHFRDLLGTGALLLIGMDRVKPVERLVAAYDEPEGVTAAFNLNLLDRINRELDGTIPVDAFAHEARWNDILSRIEMHLVATRDVDFTVDGQAFAFTAGQSIHTENSHKYGQRGARVLLLAGGWTPLREWEAPGGDFSLILAEAQPNRFAP